The following are from one region of the Rosistilla carotiformis genome:
- a CDS encoding AP2 domain-containing protein: protein MNLTRMDHEGCRGWWVRIQRGDQSVSKLFSDGIYGSTRKAEIAATKFRDEKLKELPARVFKGSKGPRLNAAGYYLRTRVRRGKDEQAWVAIWTEDGRQLEKSFSINQHGNAAAKKLAKAYRQEMVEKLISGGGEPAAPKKAPVKKKTTVKKAAAKKSVKKAPAKKSTKKAPVKKKAAVRKAAVKKAPVKKAALKKKTAKKAPVKKVAKKAAVKKVAKKAAVKKKATKRR from the coding sequence ATGAACCTCACGCGCATGGATCACGAGGGCTGCCGTGGATGGTGGGTCCGAATCCAGCGTGGCGACCAATCGGTCAGCAAATTGTTCTCCGACGGCATTTATGGAAGCACTCGAAAAGCTGAAATTGCCGCAACAAAATTTCGCGATGAAAAGCTGAAAGAGTTGCCAGCCCGCGTTTTCAAGGGCAGCAAAGGCCCACGCCTGAACGCGGCCGGTTATTATCTGCGAACCCGCGTGCGTCGCGGCAAAGACGAACAAGCATGGGTCGCGATCTGGACCGAAGACGGCCGACAGTTGGAAAAATCGTTCAGCATCAACCAACACGGTAACGCAGCCGCCAAGAAATTGGCCAAAGCCTATCGCCAAGAGATGGTCGAGAAATTGATCAGCGGTGGCGGCGAACCTGCGGCGCCAAAGAAGGCCCCTGTCAAGAAGAAGACCACGGTCAAAAAAGCGGCAGCCAAGAAGTCGGTGAAGAAGGCTCCCGCCAAAAAATCGACCAAGAAGGCGCCTGTCAAAAAGAAGGCAGCCGTTAGGAAAGCGGCCGTAAAAAAGGCGCCGGTCAAAAAGGCGGCCTTGAAAAAGAAGACCGCTAAAAAGGCGCCTGTTAAAAAGGTCGCTAAGAAAGCGGCCGTCAAGAAGGTTGCCAAGAAGGCAGCGGTTAAAAAGAAGGCGACCAAGCGTCGCTAG
- a CDS encoding SOS response-associated peptidase, producing MCHRFHLKTGAQAIADLVNATNHCDAGTFQQDLFPLASVPVIRRDEQQRLELAPCNWSLLPRTWKPSAKYPTWKSFVRKYPTFNARCESIDDKLSFRQSFVDRRAMIPATAFFEHGFFFGLQDVETFWFAGLWDRCVIGDETIDSCTIVTTQANKLVGRHHPRNRMPVILANEEAKTRWMNPEISRRGELQSLFRPLADDLMTHWPADAPE from the coding sequence ATGTGTCACCGATTTCATCTTAAGACCGGTGCTCAAGCGATTGCCGATCTCGTCAATGCGACAAACCACTGCGACGCGGGAACCTTTCAACAGGACCTCTTCCCGCTCGCATCGGTTCCGGTGATCCGTCGGGACGAACAACAGCGTTTGGAATTGGCTCCGTGCAATTGGAGCCTGTTGCCTCGAACGTGGAAGCCTTCGGCTAAATATCCAACGTGGAAATCGTTCGTCCGCAAGTATCCCACCTTCAACGCCCGCTGCGAATCGATCGACGACAAGCTTTCGTTTCGTCAATCGTTCGTCGATCGGCGGGCGATGATCCCCGCCACCGCGTTTTTCGAACACGGTTTCTTTTTCGGGCTTCAAGACGTCGAAACCTTCTGGTTCGCGGGGCTCTGGGATCGCTGTGTCATCGGCGACGAAACGATCGATTCCTGCACGATCGTCACGACCCAGGCGAACAAGCTGGTCGGACGCCACCATCCGCGAAATCGGATGCCGGTGATCCTTGCCAACGAAGAAGCGAAAACGCGGTGGATGAACCCTGAGATTTCACGACGCGGCGAATTGCAAAGTCTCTTCCGTCCGCTGGCTGACGATCTGATGACCCACTGGCCCGCCGATGCGCCCGAATAA
- a CDS encoding outer membrane protein assembly factor BamB family protein translates to MRCCLLLLLVAFHASSAMAADWLAWRGPTADNHARQGESVPTSWSETENVLWKTPVPGRGHASPILVGERIYLATADQTKGVQAVVAFNRQTGAKEGVIVVHQGGVDAKIHNKNTYASPTIASDGKQLYTVFVNNKAVWASAISLNGKILWQQRVGSFDPKKYQFGYGASPVIYRDMLIVANEYDGPDSGLYALDTKTGKPRWKSPRPQQISFSSPIVAEIAGRDQLLISGFRQIASIDPATGRSLWEAAGTTDATCGTMVWDGDLVFASGGYPDSGTFAVRGDGSGEVLWQNGVKCYEQSMLVVDGFLYGVADSGVAYCWRAADGEEMWKHRLKGPVSASPVAVGDTILASNELGTTFVFKANPERFELIAENQFGDASFASPVVVDNRLYLRHARGAGADRQEFLICIGQR, encoded by the coding sequence ATGCGATGCTGCCTTCTTCTGCTGCTGGTCGCGTTCCATGCGTCTAGCGCGATGGCTGCCGATTGGCTCGCTTGGCGAGGCCCGACGGCTGACAACCATGCTCGACAAGGGGAGTCGGTCCCAACCTCTTGGAGCGAAACCGAAAACGTGCTTTGGAAGACTCCGGTTCCAGGGCGCGGCCACGCCTCGCCGATCCTTGTCGGGGAACGCATCTATTTGGCGACCGCCGATCAAACCAAAGGCGTCCAAGCGGTTGTCGCTTTCAATCGCCAAACGGGAGCCAAAGAGGGTGTGATCGTTGTGCACCAAGGTGGTGTGGACGCCAAGATTCACAACAAAAACACCTACGCCAGTCCAACGATCGCCAGCGATGGAAAGCAATTGTATACGGTCTTTGTGAATAACAAAGCGGTTTGGGCTTCAGCGATTTCGTTGAACGGAAAGATCTTGTGGCAGCAGCGCGTTGGCAGCTTTGATCCTAAAAAATACCAGTTTGGATACGGCGCCTCGCCGGTGATCTATCGAGACATGTTGATCGTCGCCAACGAATACGACGGACCCGACAGTGGTCTCTACGCGTTGGACACCAAGACAGGAAAGCCACGCTGGAAATCACCCCGGCCGCAACAGATCAGTTTCTCATCGCCAATCGTCGCCGAGATCGCTGGCCGAGACCAGTTGTTGATCAGCGGGTTTCGCCAGATCGCATCGATTGATCCGGCCACCGGTCGTTCATTGTGGGAAGCGGCGGGGACCACCGATGCCACGTGCGGAACGATGGTCTGGGATGGCGACCTGGTCTTCGCCAGCGGCGGCTACCCCGACTCGGGCACCTTCGCCGTTCGGGGCGATGGTTCGGGAGAGGTCCTCTGGCAGAACGGTGTCAAGTGTTATGAGCAATCGATGCTAGTCGTCGATGGTTTTCTATACGGCGTTGCCGATTCGGGCGTCGCCTACTGTTGGCGTGCCGCCGATGGAGAAGAGATGTGGAAGCACCGGTTGAAAGGTCCCGTAAGTGCTTCGCCCGTTGCCGTCGGGGACACAATCTTGGCGAGCAACGAATTGGGAACAACGTTTGTCTTCAAAGCCAATCCGGAACGGTTTGAATTGATAGCCGAGAATCAATTTGGCGACGCATCGTTCGCTTCGCCAGTTGTCGTCGACAACCGTCTCTATCTACGGCACGCTCGCGGCGCCGGGGCCGACCGCCAAGAGTTCCTAATTTGCATCGGGCAACGCTAA
- a CDS encoding AMP-binding protein: MATVSSNLQHVDAATLPSQFTLPPRKLQYPNFPAWGLLHRAAGLMPEHDACIYYETRWQYRQLNRDAMRLAAVLQDWGVRPGDRVGVLLPNVPEYIIAVNGIWRVGGIAVAISPLMVAEEVDELLGQTDCQIVIGFDMLSHTLCGPHRPRKTLLVSVRPQLGPLEQLGYLYMRHRQTGQWLMPGNDTAVWFWDELNRAEPLFETAHCDPATDAAYILPTGGTTGQPKAVTLSHRNLVANAWQQYYWAGAQIGRERLTGVLPFFHSYGLSTTVLGGAALVATIILHPRFSTHHAIDLMSRHRPTVFHAVPAMLAAMNEQLRKRPVRLDSIKWVISGGAPLPVDVATEFAEHTGALVVEGYGLSEASPVTHVGPLNADARHGTIGLPLPDTDARIVDQETGKIDLPQGEVGELLVRGPQVMLGYWNDPVETNHAIRGGWLHTGDLARLRADGLYEIHARKKDLIITSGFNVFPREVERKLRSFPGVVDAAVVGVPDEQRGEIVKAFLVMEKGAPWDVAALEAYCHEHLSAHKRPRIFERCQRDLPRNFLGKVLRRHLREGEPR; the protein is encoded by the coding sequence ATGGCTACGGTCTCTTCAAATCTGCAACATGTCGACGCGGCAACGCTGCCGTCACAGTTCACGCTCCCACCGCGGAAGCTTCAGTACCCAAACTTCCCGGCGTGGGGATTGTTGCATCGGGCGGCAGGATTGATGCCCGAACACGATGCGTGCATTTACTACGAAACGCGATGGCAATACCGCCAACTCAATCGCGATGCGATGCGGTTAGCAGCGGTCTTGCAGGACTGGGGCGTTCGCCCTGGCGATCGCGTTGGGGTGCTGCTTCCCAACGTTCCCGAATACATCATCGCCGTCAACGGCATCTGGCGTGTCGGAGGCATCGCGGTGGCCATCAGCCCGTTGATGGTTGCCGAAGAGGTCGATGAATTATTGGGCCAAACCGATTGCCAAATCGTGATCGGTTTCGACATGCTCTCCCACACACTTTGCGGGCCGCACCGACCACGCAAGACGTTGCTGGTCTCGGTGCGTCCGCAACTCGGACCGTTGGAACAGCTCGGCTATCTCTACATGCGGCACCGCCAGACGGGTCAATGGTTGATGCCGGGCAACGATACTGCCGTTTGGTTTTGGGATGAACTGAATCGTGCCGAACCCTTGTTCGAAACGGCTCATTGCGATCCGGCGACTGACGCTGCGTACATCCTGCCCACCGGCGGTACCACCGGACAGCCCAAAGCGGTAACGCTCAGCCATCGCAATCTCGTTGCCAACGCCTGGCAGCAATACTACTGGGCTGGCGCTCAGATCGGTCGCGAACGGTTGACCGGCGTGCTGCCTTTCTTTCACAGCTACGGCCTATCGACGACCGTCCTGGGTGGGGCAGCCCTGGTCGCGACGATCATCCTGCATCCCCGGTTCAGCACGCACCACGCGATCGACCTGATGTCGCGTCATCGCCCCACGGTCTTCCATGCAGTCCCGGCGATGTTGGCCGCGATGAATGAACAGCTGCGGAAGCGACCGGTACGACTCGATTCCATCAAGTGGGTGATCTCCGGCGGCGCACCACTCCCCGTCGATGTGGCCACTGAATTCGCCGAGCACACCGGCGCATTGGTCGTCGAGGGCTATGGCTTAAGCGAAGCGTCGCCGGTCACTCACGTCGGTCCCTTAAACGCCGATGCACGACATGGAACGATCGGTTTGCCGCTGCCCGATACCGACGCACGCATCGTGGACCAAGAGACGGGCAAGATCGATCTGCCGCAAGGGGAAGTCGGCGAATTGTTGGTGCGTGGCCCTCAAGTGATGCTTGGCTACTGGAATGATCCGGTCGAAACCAATCACGCGATTCGTGGCGGGTGGCTGCATACCGGCGACCTCGCACGTCTGCGTGCCGACGGACTGTACGAAATCCACGCACGAAAGAAGGACCTGATCATCACGTCGGGATTCAACGTCTTTCCCCGCGAAGTGGAACGCAAACTGCGAAGCTTCCCCGGTGTGGTGGATGCGGCCGTTGTCGGAGTTCCCGACGAACAACGCGGCGAAATCGTGAAGGCCTTTCTCGTCATGGAGAAGGGAGCCCCTTGGGATGTCGCGGCGTTGGAGGCGTACTGCCACGAGCACCTGTCGGCTCATAAGCGGCCGCGAATTTTTGAACGTTGTCAACGCGATCTGCCCCGGAACTTCCTTGGCAAAGTCTTGCGTCGGCACTTGCGTGAAGGAGAGCCCCGATGA
- a CDS encoding thiolase family protein: MIETLKPIAILSGQRTPFAKAYGTMNDVSAAALGTAAVTAALTKANLQPEQVEELVFGNVAGPADSANIARVIALQSGIPHDRIAHTVNRNCGSGMESIVSGWQILREGRSRVVVAGGTESMSGIPLMVRPSAAKLLMQLNRSKRIGAKLALLAKLRPKHFKPVAGVMLGLTDPVSGLNMGETAEVLAKEFAISRDDQDRFALQSHQKAVAAREQCFLSGEITPIETAGRTIEKDDGPRANQSIDQLRKLKPIFDREGTVTAGNSCPLTDGAAAVVLVDADDPLASAQQPLGRITAYAIAGCDPRRMGLGPVYATAKLLRQTGLTLADFDLYEINEAFAAQVLACLAAMESTAFARQELGLSAAMGALPIDRLNVHGGAIALGHPVGTTGTRIVITLLRALRQRGLQRGLATLCIGGGQGFAMVVET, translated from the coding sequence ATGATTGAGACACTCAAACCCATTGCGATCCTATCGGGTCAGCGGACACCTTTTGCGAAAGCCTACGGCACGATGAACGATGTCTCGGCGGCGGCGTTGGGCACCGCCGCGGTGACCGCTGCGTTAACCAAAGCCAACTTGCAACCTGAACAGGTAGAGGAGCTTGTGTTCGGAAACGTGGCGGGTCCCGCGGATTCCGCGAACATCGCGCGAGTGATCGCGTTGCAATCAGGAATCCCACACGATCGAATCGCGCACACCGTCAATCGCAACTGTGGATCGGGAATGGAATCGATCGTGTCGGGCTGGCAGATCCTACGCGAAGGGAGATCGCGCGTCGTGGTCGCGGGGGGCACCGAATCGATGTCGGGCATTCCTTTGATGGTTCGCCCCTCCGCCGCCAAGCTGCTGATGCAACTGAATCGCAGCAAGCGGATCGGAGCCAAGCTGGCGTTGTTGGCGAAATTGCGTCCGAAGCACTTCAAGCCGGTCGCTGGCGTGATGTTGGGCCTGACCGATCCGGTCAGCGGGCTGAACATGGGAGAGACCGCCGAAGTGCTGGCAAAAGAGTTTGCGATCAGTCGCGACGACCAGGACCGCTTTGCGTTGCAAAGTCACCAAAAAGCGGTGGCCGCGCGTGAGCAATGCTTTCTGTCGGGTGAGATCACCCCAATCGAAACCGCCGGCCGTACGATCGAAAAAGACGACGGCCCACGAGCGAACCAATCGATCGACCAGCTGCGCAAATTGAAACCGATCTTCGACCGGGAAGGGACCGTCACCGCGGGCAACAGCTGTCCGTTGACCGATGGTGCCGCGGCGGTGGTGTTGGTCGATGCGGACGATCCGTTGGCATCCGCCCAACAGCCGCTTGGTCGAATCACCGCCTACGCGATTGCGGGTTGCGATCCACGACGGATGGGGCTGGGCCCCGTCTATGCGACGGCAAAACTGCTTCGACAAACCGGACTGACGCTGGCCGATTTTGATCTCTACGAAATCAACGAAGCATTTGCGGCGCAGGTCTTGGCTTGCTTGGCCGCAATGGAATCGACAGCCTTCGCCCGACAGGAACTGGGATTGAGCGCCGCGATGGGAGCGCTGCCGATCGACCGCTTGAACGTCCACGGCGGCGCGATCGCCTTGGGACATCCGGTGGGAACCACGGGCACCCGTATCGTAATCACGCTGCTGCGGGCACTCCGTCAACGCGGCCTACAGCGTGGCTTGGCAACGCTGTGCATCGGCGGAGGACAAGGATTCGCGATGGTCGTGGAAACTTGA
- a CDS encoding 3-hydroxyacyl-CoA dehydrogenase NAD-binding domain-containing protein, which produces MNAAPGRYDGRQIMGEEQMNGNDYKHFRVYRDDRDVVTVWIQHASRSVNVFDDEVIAELWQIVSDLEDDRLAKLVVIRSAHESGFMAGADVTKIAQLTAVEVDEALATGQALFTRISNLEIPTLAVIAGPCLGGGLELALACRYRIAQDSSTTRLGLPEIQLGVIPGWGGTQRLPQRVGLSQALPMILQGKKLNANKAFEIGLVDRVANEANWKSAVDQFVHDLLKRPRLPNHQVPSRIGSWFFDHTAIGRRIVLHMARNHTARQSAHYPAIPAAIRAVEAGTKRKKDGFAAERFEFSRLIETPACRNMLELFFRRERARTVSTWQASPQSDAAHDSDADHTTIHKIGIVGAGVMGAGIAQLAALKKFHVVIKEISEELASAGMKRIEDQLTQSARSGRLPEADAQAAMGRISATCDWAPLESVDLVIEAVVERDDVKAKVFRELSRVVNPHGVLTSNTSSLSIAHMADASDRPQQVGGLHFFNPVHRMELVEVVRASTTSETVVDELVQFVRALGKTPIVTTDTPGFLVNRVLFPYIGEAIQMICDGVETEVIDREARRFGMPMGPLELLDQVGLDVAYHVSGSLDSVLRDNERVVKLLGEMVTRGWIGRKSGLGFYRYDGKHRGPATPMKPLLSGVSAPLVPHLDMASDGLTDSQRRLIYPLINESIQCLQQRVVAEAWMVDLGMVLGTGFAPFRGGPLSFGEHIGWKHVARNMKALEVMYGIRFEPATRLEELARTGGTLFVANEDRSGFGTQRLTRH; this is translated from the coding sequence GTGAACGCCGCGCCCGGTCGCTACGACGGTCGCCAAATCATGGGAGAAGAACAAATGAACGGCAACGACTACAAACATTTTCGTGTCTATCGCGACGATCGCGATGTGGTGACGGTATGGATCCAACACGCGAGTCGATCGGTCAATGTTTTCGACGATGAAGTGATTGCCGAGCTATGGCAGATCGTCAGCGATTTAGAAGACGATCGGTTGGCCAAACTGGTGGTGATCCGTAGCGCTCACGAAAGCGGATTCATGGCGGGGGCCGATGTCACCAAAATCGCGCAATTGACCGCGGTCGAAGTCGATGAAGCGTTGGCAACCGGGCAAGCGTTGTTCACCCGAATCTCGAACCTCGAAATCCCAACGCTGGCGGTGATCGCCGGTCCATGTCTGGGCGGAGGACTGGAGCTCGCACTCGCTTGCCGGTACCGAATCGCTCAAGACAGCAGCACCACGCGACTCGGGTTGCCCGAAATTCAACTGGGCGTGATCCCTGGTTGGGGCGGCACCCAACGCCTGCCGCAACGCGTGGGACTGAGCCAAGCGTTGCCCATGATCTTGCAGGGCAAAAAGTTGAATGCCAACAAAGCGTTCGAGATCGGATTGGTCGACCGCGTGGCGAATGAAGCGAACTGGAAATCGGCGGTGGATCAGTTTGTTCACGATTTACTGAAACGCCCGCGACTTCCCAACCATCAGGTCCCTAGCCGCATCGGATCCTGGTTTTTCGATCACACGGCAATCGGACGCCGGATCGTGCTGCATATGGCGCGGAATCACACGGCCCGACAAAGCGCTCACTATCCAGCGATCCCTGCCGCGATCCGCGCCGTCGAAGCGGGCACAAAGCGTAAAAAAGATGGCTTCGCAGCCGAGCGATTTGAATTCAGCCGACTGATCGAAACGCCCGCCTGCCGCAATATGTTGGAGCTGTTTTTCCGACGCGAACGCGCTCGCACCGTATCCACTTGGCAGGCGTCCCCCCAATCGGATGCCGCGCATGATTCCGACGCCGATCACACGACGATCCACAAAATTGGAATCGTCGGCGCCGGGGTGATGGGAGCGGGGATCGCCCAGTTGGCGGCGCTGAAAAAGTTTCATGTCGTCATCAAAGAGATCAGTGAAGAACTGGCCTCGGCAGGTATGAAGCGTATTGAAGATCAGCTGACGCAATCAGCCCGCAGTGGACGGCTACCCGAAGCAGATGCACAAGCGGCGATGGGACGGATTTCGGCGACGTGCGACTGGGCCCCGTTGGAGAGTGTCGATCTGGTCATCGAAGCGGTTGTCGAACGCGATGACGTCAAGGCAAAGGTCTTTCGTGAACTCAGTCGAGTCGTTAACCCGCATGGTGTGTTGACGTCCAACACATCGTCGCTTTCGATCGCGCATATGGCCGACGCTTCCGACCGTCCCCAACAGGTCGGCGGCCTTCACTTTTTCAACCCAGTTCATCGAATGGAACTTGTCGAAGTCGTGCGGGCTTCAACGACCAGCGAGACCGTGGTTGATGAACTGGTCCAATTCGTTCGCGCTCTTGGCAAGACACCGATCGTTACCACCGACACTCCCGGATTTCTGGTGAATCGTGTTTTGTTCCCCTACATCGGGGAAGCGATTCAAATGATCTGCGACGGCGTCGAAACCGAAGTGATCGATCGCGAAGCGCGTCGATTTGGGATGCCGATGGGCCCGCTGGAACTGTTAGATCAAGTCGGGTTGGACGTTGCCTATCATGTTTCGGGATCGCTTGATTCAGTGCTTCGCGACAATGAACGCGTCGTCAAATTGCTAGGCGAGATGGTGACCCGTGGTTGGATCGGCCGCAAAAGTGGTTTGGGTTTCTATCGATACGATGGCAAACATCGCGGTCCCGCGACACCGATGAAGCCGCTGCTGTCGGGCGTTTCCGCACCTCTGGTTCCTCATTTGGATATGGCCAGCGACGGACTGACCGATTCCCAGCGTCGCTTGATCTATCCACTGATTAATGAATCGATCCAGTGCTTGCAACAACGTGTCGTCGCCGAGGCCTGGATGGTTGATTTGGGAATGGTGCTAGGAACCGGATTCGCTCCGTTTCGCGGCGGCCCGTTGAGCTTTGGGGAACATATCGGATGGAAACATGTTGCCCGCAACATGAAGGCCTTGGAGGTGATGTATGGCATTCGATTTGAACCGGCGACGCGTTTAGAAGAGCTGGCGAGGACCGGAGGCACGCTGTTTGTCGCCAACGAAGACCGTTCGGGCTTTGGGACCCAACGGCTCACACGCCACTAG
- a CDS encoding acyl-CoA dehydrogenase family protein: MSLDIHNKCYDEIVEAAEREEKLSQLADEVRADRDTTDRSTAPAADGIRQENGKVARPTAGTSFAETALRLGGKSDDEARRTGVLDTADDQVEALFAPQYQTANSPIHRSVWERRVQIEMFALPQSEVPKQARQIMDRCLNVVRTAIEDGTIYNDQNKLSDTLLQQLGQAGYWGMLVDAEYGGSGLRFQHFAKFITEMATIEPTVAGLASVHGCIGAVDPLRTFGNREQKERFLPGLADGSRLSAFALTEPGAGSDLTALRTTAVLDGDDYVVNGEKLFITNAVPGRTIGLVCKIDDQPAVLIAELPTQEDEHFQMKRYGLYALRRAHNNGLVFRNFRVPAENLLRPLTGDGLTIAYHGLNLGRVSLCANAAGTMRSMLASMLPWAAYRRTYGQSIDRRELVQRRIGHMAGLIVGCDALTHWCGGLIDMGYRGEMECTIAKIFGSEALKEAAIELYMKTHGGRSFLHGHTFGDNVHEFLAPCIYEGEGEMLGMAFFKSLVKQHGKDFFEPIGRAVQAAGIQKPNPANPLHAWHLKGPLTHYARWYMGQRWAGRSLDSLDSMPSVLRSHAHFAQKYLADAGFEISGTMRRFQLQLADRQCAMAAVSQRLQDAVVILCTSLYGSQHSDPITQSASDVVCWHLRHRLRGSRPTSADFRRVTELGESIADEGWSEIASIPGDPILMRYYAAVDRASALDGPT, encoded by the coding sequence ATGAGCCTTGATATCCATAACAAATGTTACGACGAGATCGTAGAAGCAGCCGAGCGCGAGGAAAAGTTGTCGCAGCTTGCCGACGAAGTTCGCGCCGACCGCGACACGACCGACCGCTCGACCGCTCCGGCTGCCGATGGGATACGACAGGAAAACGGCAAGGTCGCTCGTCCAACGGCGGGAACTTCGTTCGCCGAAACCGCATTGCGTTTGGGGGGCAAGAGTGACGATGAAGCGAGGCGCACCGGCGTGCTCGACACCGCGGACGATCAGGTGGAAGCCCTTTTTGCGCCGCAGTACCAAACGGCCAATAGCCCGATCCATCGAAGCGTTTGGGAACGTCGTGTTCAGATCGAAATGTTCGCATTACCCCAAAGCGAGGTCCCTAAACAAGCGAGGCAGATCATGGACCGCTGCCTGAACGTGGTGCGTACCGCGATCGAAGATGGGACGATCTACAACGACCAAAACAAACTGTCCGACACGTTGCTGCAGCAGCTTGGTCAGGCTGGATATTGGGGCATGTTGGTCGATGCGGAGTATGGGGGCAGCGGTTTAAGGTTCCAACACTTCGCCAAATTTATAACGGAGATGGCAACAATCGAACCAACGGTTGCCGGCTTGGCGTCGGTCCACGGTTGTATCGGCGCCGTCGATCCTCTGCGGACCTTTGGCAACCGGGAACAGAAGGAACGCTTCTTGCCGGGGCTGGCCGATGGTTCGCGGTTGTCCGCCTTTGCCTTGACCGAACCAGGTGCCGGCAGCGACCTAACGGCACTACGGACGACGGCGGTGCTGGATGGAGATGACTATGTGGTTAACGGCGAGAAGCTGTTCATCACCAATGCAGTCCCAGGACGAACCATCGGCCTGGTATGCAAGATCGACGATCAACCGGCAGTGTTGATCGCCGAACTGCCGACTCAGGAAGACGAACACTTCCAAATGAAGCGTTACGGTCTCTATGCGCTTCGCCGAGCGCATAACAACGGTCTGGTCTTCCGCAACTTCCGTGTACCGGCGGAAAATTTGCTGCGTCCACTCACTGGCGACGGACTCACGATCGCTTACCACGGGCTCAACCTGGGGCGAGTTTCTCTGTGCGCCAATGCAGCGGGGACGATGCGTTCGATGTTGGCTAGCATGTTGCCATGGGCAGCGTACCGCCGCACCTACGGGCAATCGATCGATCGCCGGGAATTGGTGCAACGTCGCATCGGCCACATGGCTGGGTTGATCGTAGGCTGCGACGCCTTGACCCATTGGTGTGGTGGTTTGATCGACATGGGATATCGTGGCGAGATGGAATGTACCATCGCCAAGATCTTCGGCAGCGAAGCGCTCAAAGAAGCGGCGATCGAACTGTACATGAAAACGCACGGCGGTCGTTCATTCCTGCACGGACACACCTTTGGCGACAACGTCCACGAATTTCTCGCCCCCTGCATTTATGAAGGGGAAGGGGAGATGTTAGGGATGGCCTTTTTCAAATCGCTGGTCAAACAGCATGGCAAAGATTTCTTCGAACCGATCGGCCGTGCCGTGCAAGCGGCGGGAATTCAAAAACCCAACCCCGCCAATCCGCTGCATGCTTGGCATTTGAAAGGACCGCTGACACATTACGCTCGCTGGTATATGGGACAACGTTGGGCCGGGCGAAGTTTGGATTCGCTGGACTCCATGCCCTCGGTGCTTCGCAGCCATGCCCATTTTGCACAGAAATACCTTGCCGATGCCGGGTTCGAAATTTCGGGAACGATGCGCCGGTTCCAGTTACAGTTAGCCGACCGGCAGTGCGCCATGGCCGCCGTGTCGCAACGACTCCAGGACGCCGTGGTGATCCTGTGCACCAGCCTCTACGGATCCCAGCATTCCGACCCGATCACCCAGTCGGCATCCGATGTGGTTTGCTGGCATTTGCGCCATCGTCTACGCGGATCACGGCCCACTTCGGCCGACTTCCGCCGCGTCACTGAACTGGGTGAATCGATCGCCGACGAGGGCTGGTCGGAAATTGCTAGTATCCCAGGCGATCCGATTTTAATGCGGTACTACGCTGCAGTTGACCGAGCCTCCGCGCTCGACGGCCCGACTTGA
- a CDS encoding patatin-like phospholipase family protein produces MQLRKRSAVLALGGGGARGLAHIGAIEVLRSMELRIERYVGVSIGSLVGALCAIEPDSERLHANVNQYLHSEGFLRMQDKLFAVAPKSEASSNSGVFAWYETIKQFVGTRRKLIHILSRPSLLARDVMQHVVEGLLPDINIEDLDRPLHIVTVDLRTGSPVVLDRGPLREAVIASTAIPGIFPPVPWDDMLLCDIGVLDPVPSRVAQRMASDLTIAVDVCSTIKHKPKVKNAFETFIRMNEIAQGLMRQTAHESADIMIRPDVARVPWFDFTDSELLIGEGRKAARAMMQTLWKAAA; encoded by the coding sequence ATGCAGTTACGAAAGCGATCGGCCGTTCTGGCACTGGGTGGCGGAGGTGCACGGGGTTTGGCACACATCGGTGCGATCGAAGTTCTGCGGTCGATGGAGTTGCGGATCGAACGCTATGTTGGCGTCAGCATCGGATCATTGGTCGGCGCACTGTGTGCGATTGAACCGGACAGCGAACGGTTGCACGCCAACGTCAACCAGTACCTGCACAGCGAAGGCTTTCTAAGAATGCAGGACAAATTGTTTGCGGTCGCTCCCAAGTCCGAAGCAAGTTCCAACTCGGGCGTCTTCGCTTGGTATGAGACGATCAAACAGTTTGTCGGCACGCGACGAAAGTTGATCCACATCCTCAGCCGTCCGTCGCTGTTGGCGCGCGACGTGATGCAACACGTGGTCGAAGGCCTGCTGCCGGACATCAACATCGAAGACCTTGATCGTCCGCTGCACATCGTCACCGTCGATCTGCGCACTGGCAGCCCGGTCGTCTTGGATCGCGGTCCGCTTCGCGAAGCGGTGATCGCGTCGACGGCGATTCCTGGGATTTTCCCCCCCGTTCCCTGGGACGACATGTTGCTGTGCGACATCGGCGTGCTTGATCCGGTTCCGTCGCGAGTTGCCCAGCGGATGGCCAGCGACTTGACGATCGCTGTCGATGTCTGTTCGACGATCAAGCATAAACCGAAGGTTAAAAACGCCTTTGAAACGTTCATTCGCATGAATGAAATCGCCCAAGGGCTGATGCGGCAGACCGCCCACGAATCGGCCGACATCATGATCCGGCCCGATGTGGCGCGGGTTCCGTGGTTCGATTTCACCGATTCGGAACTATTGATCGGCGAAGGCCGGAAGGCGGCTCGGGCGATGATGCAGACGCTGTGGAAAGCCGCCGCGTAG